GAACGATGCTCAGGCCTGCGGCTCGACCGCTTCCTCTTCGTGTTCGTCTCCGCCCTCGAGAACTCCGCCGAGGGCTTTGACCGAAAGCGCAACCGAGGCCGTGATGTCCTGCCCGACCCGTACGAGCACCGTGAACTGCCCGATCTCCTTGATCGGCTCCTTCAGCTCGATGCGGCGCCGGTCGATCTCGAGACCTTTCTCGACGATCAGCCGATGTACGTCAATGTTGGTCACCGATCCGAACAGCTTTCCGCCGCGGCCGGCGCGCGCCTCGATTTCGAGCTTCATGGCCTTGAGCGTGTCGGCCAACCGTTCGTAGGTGCCGCGCTCGCGCTGCTTCTTGATCTCGATCAGCGCCTTGTCGTGCGCGAGGCGAGTCAGGCTGCGACGGTCCGCCGGCACGGCCAGCCCTTGCGGGAACAGGTAGTTTCGCGCGTAGCCCGGCTTGACGCGGACGACCTCGCCGATGATTCCCAGCGAAGGGACGTCTTCTTTCAGGATCACTTCCATGATCGATCCTCCCCGCGCCTCAGCTGGCGGCGTACGGCAGCAGCGCGACGTTGCGCGCGCGTTTGATTGCCACCGTCAGGCTGCGCTGGTGCTTGGCGCAGGTGCCGGTCGTGCGGCTGGGAACGATGCGGCCGCGCTCGCTGACGAAGGTCTCGAGCACTTCCGACCACTTGTAGTCGAGAGGCAGCGACTTCTCGGCGCAGAAGCGGCAAACGCGCCGCCGCCCGCGCGAGCGGCCGAAGCGGCCTCGCGGCTTGCGTTCGCGCGCGCCGCCGCCGCCCTTGTCGTCGCGATCCCGGTCTCTCCTGTCCTCGCCCTCGCTCATGACTGCATCTCTCCTGCTTCGGTGGGCTCGCCGCCTTCGACCGTTTCCGGGCTTGCCTGCGCGGGCTGCTCTTCACGCGGTGACGAACGCATCTCGTGCAGCGGCGCATCGCGCCGGTCGTAGTGCTCACGCACGCGCGGCTCGGGCAGGCCCGTGTGATCCTGCTGGACACTGACGAAGCGCAGCACGCCTTCGACGATGCGCAGGTTGCGCTCGAGCTCTTTTACGGCCTGCGGCTCGGCGCGGTACTCGAACAGGTGGTAGTGCCCCTGCTTCTGCTTGCCGATGGAGTACGCGAGATCGCGAACTCCCCAGTCCCTCTTCTCGTCGACGGCTCCGCCTTCGCCGACGATCACGGACTCGAAGCGCGACAGCAGCTTGTCGGCTTCGGTTCCGAGGTCGGTGCGCAGCACCACCAGTGTCTCGTATGGTCGCATGGGTTTCCTTCTCGCTCAGGCGCCGGCCAGCTCGGGCCTGGCTCCGTTGAATGCCTGCATCGCGGCGGTGACGCCGCGGTCGACGATCGTCTCGACAGCATCGGCCGCCAGCGCGATCGCATCGCGGGCGGCCTGTTTCTCATCTTCGGTGAAGGGCGACAGCACGTGGTCGATGACCTCGCAGCCCGCGGGTGGCCGGCCGATGCCGACGCGCACGCGCACGAACGCGCTCGTGCCGATCTCTTCGGCGATCGACGCAATTCCGCGATGGCCCCCGCTGCCGCCTTCGGGGCGGACGCGGATGCGACCGAGGTCGAGGTCGAGGTCGTCGTGGACGGCGATCAGACTCCCGGGCGTAAGCCCGAGATCCTCGAGGAGTGCGGCCACTGCGCGGCCGCTGGCGTTCATGAACGTCTGCGGTTTCATCAACAACACCATGGAGCGGCCGAGCTCGACTCGGGCCGTCAGCGCAAGGAATTCCCGGCGCCGGATGTCGCTACCTTTTCTGGCGGCAAGCACGTCGACCGTATCGAAGCCGACGTTATGCCGCGTCCCTTCGTATTGCCCGCCCGGGTTGCCGAGTCCAGCGACCACGAAGGCGGGGCGCGGACTTCCCTGCACGGCGGCGTCGCGTGACGGCGTCAGCTGGCGGCCGGCGTGGCCGCACCCGCCGCGGGCGCTGCCGCGGCTGCTTCAGTGGTTTCGGCCGTGGGAGCCCCTTCGGCGGCTTCCTTCGTCGGCGGCAGCACCGAGACGATCGTGAAGTTGTCCTGGTAGATCGCCTCGACGCCCTCGGGCAGCGCGACGTCGGCGATGTGCACCGAGTCGTGAATGCCGAGCTCGGTGACGTCGATGTCGATGTGCTCGGGCAGGTTGCCCGGCAGCGCCCGGACCTCGATCTCGCGCCGCACCGGCTGCAGGATCCCGCCTTCGCCGACGACGCCCTTGGCCTTGCCGGTGAACGAGATCGCGACGGCCGCCGTTACCGGCGTGTTGGCGTCGACGCGAAGGAAATCGACGTGGATCGGCGCACCCGAAACGGGATGTCCCTGGATGTCCTGGATCAGCGCCAGGCCCTGGTCGAGCGCGGCTTCGACCGACTTGAGCTTGATCAGGTGGGCGCCGTGGCCGCTCA
The nucleotide sequence above comes from Candidatus Binatia bacterium. Encoded proteins:
- the rplI gene encoding 50S ribosomal protein L9 — protein: MEVILKEDVPSLGIIGEVVRVKPGYARNYLFPQGLAVPADRRSLTRLAHDKALIEIKKQRERGTYERLADTLKAMKLEIEARAGRGGKLFGSVTNIDVHRLIVEKGLEIDRRRIELKEPIKEIGQFTVLVRVGQDITASVALSVKALGGVLEGGDEHEEEAVEPQA
- the rpsR gene encoding 30S ribosomal protein S18 — protein: MSEGEDRRDRDRDDKGGGGARERKPRGRFGRSRGRRRVCRFCAEKSLPLDYKWSEVLETFVSERGRIVPSRTTGTCAKHQRSLTVAIKRARNVALLPYAAS
- the rpsF gene encoding 30S ribosomal protein S6 — its product is MRPYETLVVLRTDLGTEADKLLSRFESVIVGEGGAVDEKRDWGVRDLAYSIGKQKQGHYHLFEYRAEPQAVKELERNLRIVEGVLRFVSVQQDHTGLPEPRVREHYDRRDAPLHEMRSSPREEQPAQASPETVEGGEPTEAGEMQS
- the pth gene encoding aminoacyl-tRNA hydrolase, whose translation is MVAGLGNPGGQYEGTRHNVGFDTVDVLAARKGSDIRRREFLALTARVELGRSMVLLMKPQTFMNASGRAVAALLEDLGLTPGSLIAVHDDLDLDLGRIRVRPEGGSGGHRGIASIAEEIGTSAFVRVRVGIGRPPAGCEVIDHVLSPFTEDEKQAARDAIALAADAVETIVDRGVTAAMQAFNGARPELAGA
- a CDS encoding 50S ribosomal protein L25, coding for MRSIELSVESRAVGESPRRLRRAGAIPGVLYGAGTANVCVKVDAHEFSKSGLSGHGAHLIKLKSVEAALDQGLALIQDIQGHPVSGAPIHVDFLRVDANTPVTAAVAISFTGKAKGVVGEGGILQPVRREIEVRALPGNLPEHIDIDVTELGIHDSVHIADVALPEGVEAIYQDNFTIVSVLPPTKEAAEGAPTAETTEAAAAAPAAGAATPAAS